From Camelina sativa cultivar DH55 chromosome 7, Cs, whole genome shotgun sequence, one genomic window encodes:
- the LOC104704325 gene encoding uncharacterized protein LOC104704325: MAAESIAITDTHTLLSVNMTNVTRLTTTNFLMWSRQVHALLNDYSLAGYLDGSTTVPSLTITTEDGVVKPNPDYLLWQRQDQLIYSALLGAISVSIQPILSTTVTSAQIWSKLSLIYANPSRGHVQQIRQQIRQWKKGSKTIDDYVQGFMTRFDQLALLGKPIDIEDQVDYIIDGLPEDYKQVIDQIQARDVSPSLTEVHEKLLNYEVKLQALTSSSTDLPISANVVRHHAPSNNGNRSTYPRGQSRHSYYRGSSSHHNNSHPRQDASSSRGYQGKCQICGIFGHSARRCPKLGTIIPSMPRANFAGVPLSANPWLLDSGSTHHIVSDLANLSLHQPYNGGEEVVVGNGAGLPITHTGSTLLPSSTKNP; the protein is encoded by the coding sequence ATGGCTGCAGAATCTATCGCCATCACTGACACCCACACTCTTCTTAGCGTCAACATGACGAACGTCACCCGCCTCACCACCACCAACTTTCTTATGTGGAGCCGTCAAGTTCATGCTCTTCTGAATGACTACTCTCTTGCTGGATACCTTGATGGATCCACCACTGTGCCATCTCTCACCATCACCACCGAAGATGGTGTTGTCAAACCAAATCCCGACTACCTGCTCTGGCAACGCCAAGATCAGCTCATTTACAGTGCGCTGTTGGGAGCCATTTCTGTCTCCATTCAGCCCATTCTGTCCACTACGGTGACCTCTGCTCAGATCTGGTCGAAACTGTCTCTCATCTATGCAAATCCCAGCCGTGGTCATGTTCAGCAGATCCGCCAACAAATTCGTCAATGGAAGAAGGGATCCAAAACGATCGACGACTATGTCCAGGGTTTTATGACTCGCTTCGATCAGCTGGCTCTCCTTGGCAAGCCTATCGATATTGAAGATCAGGTGGACTACATCATTGATGGTCTCCCTGAAGATTACAAGCAGGTCATTGACCAGATTCAGGCCCGTGATGTGTCCCCTTCACTCACGGAGGTTCATGAGAAGTTGTTGAACTACGAAGTCAAGCTTCAAGCCTTGACCTCTTCCTCTACTGATCTCCCGATCTCTGCCAATGTGGTTCGTCATCACGCACCCTCCAACAATGGCAACCGATCCACCTATCCACGTGGTCAGTCCCGTCACTCATACTACCGTGGCTCTTCCTCTCATCACAACAACTCCCATCCCAGGCAGGACGCATCTTCCTCCCGTGGCTACCAAGGCAAATGTCAGATTTGTGGGATCTTCGGCCACAGTGCTAGGCGCTGCCCTAAGCTGGGCACCATTATCCCATCCATGCCTCGTGCTAACTTTGCTGGTGTACCACTGTCCGCCAATCCCTGGCTGCTTGATTCTGGCTCCACCCACCACATTGTCTCAGATCTTGCTAACCTCTCTTTACACCAGCCTTACAATGGTggtgaagaagttgttgttggTAACGGTGCTGGGTTACCAATAACCCATACTGGTTCCACTCTTTTACCCTCTTCTACCAAAAACCCCTGA
- the LOC104704326 gene encoding uncharacterized protein LOC104704326, with the protein MISPRSAIQIDISKAFDSVQWPFLINTLSALNFPPRFIRWIELCVTTASFSVQVNGELTGQNQRGLCQGCSLSPNLFVICMHVVSTLLDKDALERRVGYHPRCQNIQLTHLCFADDILVFTDGTKLSIEGILQIFDRFAEFSALKISLEKSTLYMVGVRETERENILRSFPFASGSLPVRYFGLPLLTKQMTARDYSPLIEQIRNKISSWTARHFSFAGRLQLISSVIQGLTNFWMSAFRLPSACLKEIDSLCCAFLWSGLELNTKKAKVSWSEVCLPNEEGGLGLRSLKEANKHDNWSPLGPLLAITGHRGCIDMGISTDATLAQVLLTHRRRHHHVDHLNEMEACIKAIRTKGLVDTADVVLWKGSGDRFTTTFSTKDVWKAIRRQYTLQDWYRGLWFHHSTPKFAFVTWLAIKNRLSTGDRMLGWNTGAPTSCVFCQDPMETRNHLFFTCPYSWEVWSALSSKILECHFSTDWPILLNLLTDTSLDKVRLFLLRYTFQLLVHSIWRERNNMRHGETAIPPTQLIKRLDKDVRNRIASIADGGYDKCMEVWFATH; encoded by the exons ATGATCTCTCCCCGGAGTGCAATACAGATCGAcatatccaaagcatttgattcGGTCCAATGGCCCTTTCTCATCAACACTCTATCAGCTTTGAACTTCCCCCCACGCTTTATTCGCTGGATTGAGCTGTGTGTTACCACGGCTTCCTTCTCAGTACAAGTGAATGGAGAACTTACGGGTCAGAACCAACGAGGACTCTGTCAAGGCTGCTCCCTATCCCCTAACctctttgtcatttgtatgCACGTTGTGTCTACACTACTTGACAAGGATGCGTTGGAGAGACGAGTTGGTTATCACCCTCGTTGTCAAAATATTCAGCTAACTCACttgtgttttgctgatgatataTTGGTGTTTACAGATGGGACCAAGCTTTCGATTGAAGGCATTCTCCAAATCTTTGATCGGTTTGCAGAGTTCTCAGCGTTAAAAATTAGCCTTGAAAAGTCCACATTATACATGGTTGGGGTTAGAGAAACTGAGAGGGAGAACATTCTTCGTTCTTTCCCATTCGCCTCAGGCTCTCTACCGGTCCGGTACTTTGGTTTGCCTTTGTTAACTAAGCAAATGACTGCACGGGATTATAGTCCTCTGATTGAACAAATCCGCAACAAGATTAGTAGTTGGACGGCTCGTCACTTCTCTTTCGCGGGGAGATTGCAACTCATAAGTTCAGTAATCCAAGGACTCACCAATTTTTGGATGTCTGCTTTTCGCCTACCTAGTGCTTGCCTTAAAGAAATCGATAGTCTGTGTTGTGCATTTCTGTGGTCTGGTCTTGAGCTGAACACAAAGAAAGCCAAAGTGTCGTGGTCTGAAGTCTGTCTTCCAAATGAGGAGGGTGGATTAGGTCTCCGTTCGttaaaagaagcaaacaag CATGATAACTGGTCACCACTGGGTCCTCTGTTAGCGATTACAGGGCATCGAGGCTGCATTGATATGGGTATTAGCACTGATGCAACCTTGGCACAGGTGTTGTTGACTCATAGAAGACGACATCATCACGTAGATCATCTCAATGAAATGGAAGCATGTATCAAGGCAATTCGAACCAAGGGTTTGGTTGATACTGCGGATGTGGTTCTTTGGAAAGGATCAGGAGATCGATTTACAACAACTTTCTCCACCAAGGACGTGTGGAAGGCTATACGAAGACAATATACACTACAAGACTGGTATCGAGGGTTATGGTTCCATCACTCAACACCAAAGTTTGCGTTTGTTACTTGGCTAGCGATAAAGAATCGATTGTCCACAGGTGATCGAATGTTGGGTTGGAACACCGGAGCTCCCACCTCTTGTGTGTTCTGCCAAGATCCAATGGAAACTAGAAACCATCTGTTCTTCACTTGTCCTTACTCATGGGAAGTCTGGTCTGCTCTCAGTTCAAAGATCCTGGAATGTCACTTCTCTACGGATTGGCCTATTCTTCTCAACTTACTCACGGACACGTCACTGGACAAGGTCCGTTTGTTCCTATTGCGATACACCTTCCAGCTTCTAGTACACTCAATCTGGCGAGAACGCAATAACATGCGACATGGGGAAACTGCAATTCCTCCTACCCAGCTTATCAAGCGATTGGATAAGGACGTTCGTAACAGAATAGCTTCCATAGCTGATGGAGGGTATGATAAATGTATGGAGGTTTGGTTTGCTACACACTAA
- the LOC109124907 gene encoding CLAVATA3/ESR (CLE)-related protein 5-like: MANLILKQSLIIILVIFSPPILSSQARILHAYRAASMSNMDSQVLLRELGLDLSKFKGHNERRFLVSSDRVSPGGPNPQHH, translated from the coding sequence ATGGCAAATTTGATCCTTAAGCAATCTCTAATCATAATCCTAGTCATATTTTCACCACCAATCCTAAGTTCCCAAGCTCGAATCCTCCATGCATATCGTGCCGCGTCCATGAGCAATATGGACAGTCAGGTTCTATTACGAGAACTCGGGTTAGATCTCTCTAAGTTCAAAGGTCATAACGAGAGGCGTTTTTTAGTGAGTTCCGACAGGGTTTCACCAGGAGGTCCCAATCCGCAACATCATTGA